Proteins encoded within one genomic window of Paenarthrobacter sp. JL.01a:
- a CDS encoding sigma-70 family RNA polymerase sigma factor, whose product MTLVKDRMVLPEAGYGVQPDSPKLTVDLATMSTIEPAAAAMYEAAEATDDDNGSEQAAVDVAAESPEQRRERFERDAMQYVDQLYSAAMRMARNPSDAEDLVQEAYTKAFSAFHQYKPGTNLKAWLYRILTNTYINLYRKRQREPLQSNSDTIEDWQLAKAESHTSAGLRSAEAEALDHLPDSDVKNALQAIPEEFRLAVYFADVEGYAYKQISEIMNTPIGTVMSRLHRGRKMLRDMLADYAADRGFKAHTEDQAAAGSNNQEKEK is encoded by the coding sequence TTGACTTTGGTGAAGGACCGCATGGTTCTGCCCGAGGCCGGGTATGGGGTGCAGCCGGATTCTCCCAAGCTGACAGTAGACTTGGCAACGATGAGCACCATTGAACCGGCCGCAGCGGCCATGTACGAAGCAGCCGAAGCGACGGACGACGACAACGGTTCGGAACAGGCCGCCGTCGATGTCGCAGCGGAAAGCCCTGAGCAGCGGCGCGAACGTTTTGAACGCGACGCCATGCAGTATGTGGACCAGCTGTACTCGGCCGCCATGCGGATGGCTCGGAACCCATCGGACGCGGAGGACCTCGTTCAGGAGGCCTACACCAAGGCATTTTCGGCGTTTCACCAGTACAAGCCCGGCACCAACCTCAAGGCCTGGCTGTACCGGATCCTGACCAACACCTACATCAACCTCTATCGGAAGCGGCAACGTGAGCCGTTGCAGTCCAATTCGGACACGATCGAGGATTGGCAGCTGGCCAAGGCCGAATCGCATACCTCCGCGGGCCTGCGTTCGGCAGAAGCTGAGGCGCTTGACCATTTGCCGGATTCAGATGTCAAGAACGCGTTGCAGGCAATTCCTGAGGAGTTCAGGCTGGCTGTCTACTTCGCGGACGTCGAGGGATATGCCTACAAGCAAATCTCGGAGATCATGAACACCCCGATAGGCACTGTCATGTCGCGGTTGCACCGTGGCAGGAAGATGCTCCGGGACATGCTGGCGGACTACGCCGCCGACAGGGGCTTCAAGGCCCACACCGAAGATCAGGCCGCGGCCGGAAGCAACAATCAGGAGAAAGAGAAATGA
- a CDS encoding ribosome small subunit-dependent GTPase A, which translates to MGRDARSWDESDVRIRPNKKGTRPRTKDRPSHDDAVIGRIITVDRGRYRAIVDEDTPDERVVIAARARELRRNPVVPGDFVALVGDVSGSPDTLARLVRVEERRTLLRRSADDTDPIERVVVANADQLVVVVAAANPEPRTGFIDRALVAAYDAGIEPLLLITKADVKDPTELLANYLSLDFPVIISRTADSEASGIDARSDDGLSARLERDAVSQLRSYLGGKVTVMLGHSGVGKSTMVNALTGAERATGGVNAVTGRGRHTSSSALALKLADAPSGSWIIDTPGIRSFGLAHVDPDRILHSFPDLEPGTETCDRGCKHDATAVNCGLDAWVNDGHAGPSGVARLASLRRLLGADPRLEAKEAKELGTVN; encoded by the coding sequence ATGGGACGCGACGCACGTTCCTGGGATGAATCCGATGTCCGGATCCGGCCGAACAAAAAGGGCACCAGGCCAAGGACAAAGGACCGCCCCAGCCACGACGACGCTGTCATCGGCCGCATCATCACCGTTGACCGCGGACGCTACCGGGCGATCGTGGATGAAGACACTCCCGACGAGCGCGTCGTCATCGCCGCCCGCGCCCGCGAGCTTCGCCGCAACCCTGTTGTTCCCGGCGACTTTGTGGCATTGGTGGGCGACGTCTCCGGTTCGCCCGACACGTTGGCACGCCTGGTCAGGGTGGAAGAACGCAGGACGCTGCTTCGCCGCAGCGCGGACGACACAGATCCGATTGAACGCGTAGTGGTAGCCAACGCCGACCAGCTCGTGGTGGTGGTTGCAGCCGCCAACCCGGAGCCGCGCACGGGATTCATCGACCGAGCCCTCGTGGCGGCCTATGACGCCGGCATTGAGCCCTTGCTGTTGATCACCAAGGCCGACGTCAAGGATCCCACGGAGTTGCTGGCGAACTACCTCAGCCTCGATTTTCCCGTGATCATCAGCCGTACTGCCGATTCCGAGGCCAGCGGCATCGACGCCCGCTCCGATGACGGCCTCTCAGCCCGTTTGGAACGGGATGCCGTGTCCCAACTCCGCTCTTACCTGGGCGGGAAAGTGACGGTCATGCTTGGCCACTCCGGCGTGGGAAAGTCCACGATGGTCAACGCCCTGACCGGAGCTGAACGTGCCACCGGCGGCGTGAACGCAGTGACCGGCCGGGGCCGGCACACTTCGTCATCGGCCCTGGCCCTCAAGTTGGCCGATGCGCCCTCCGGGAGCTGGATCATTGACACCCCCGGCATCCGCTCCTTCGGCCTGGCCCACGTGGATCCTGATCGGATACTGCACTCCTTCCCGGATCTCGAGCCTGGCACCGAGACCTGTGACCGCGGCTGCAAGCATGACGCGACCGCCGTGAACTGCGGATTGGATGCTTGGGTCAACGACGGCCATGCCGGGCCTTCCGGTGTAGCGCGTCTGGCATCCCTGCGACGCCTCCTGGGCGCGGACCCTCGCCTGGAGGCCAAGGAAGCCAAAGAGCTGGGCACGGTTAACTGA
- a CDS encoding class I SAM-dependent methyltransferase: MSLRTPDGAPGIPGPAGPRGPKLHASRRHELGRSFQDGGEHYDRVRPGYPLDSVEWLVPGGSKTAADLGAGTGKFSALLAERGLEVAAVDPSTDMLEQLRKAYPGIRATEGTAEATGLADSAFDVVSVAQAWHWCEPLKASTEIARILRPHGVLGLIWNQLDTSIPWVHRLSRIMHAGDVHKPGFRPVIGPEFQRLERHLTEWEDPLTPEDIMELTKSRSYYLRANEATRAKVMGNLQWYLYEHLGHAPGDTVQLPYLTQTWRAYKVHNALPR, from the coding sequence GTGTCCCTGCGTACACCGGATGGCGCTCCCGGCATACCCGGGCCCGCCGGCCCCCGTGGACCCAAGCTCCATGCCTCGCGCCGGCACGAGCTTGGCCGGAGCTTCCAGGACGGCGGAGAGCACTATGACCGTGTGCGGCCCGGCTATCCGCTGGACTCCGTGGAATGGCTCGTACCCGGGGGTTCAAAGACAGCGGCAGATCTCGGCGCCGGTACGGGTAAGTTCAGTGCCCTTTTGGCCGAACGCGGACTTGAGGTTGCCGCCGTCGATCCTTCCACCGACATGTTGGAGCAACTGCGAAAGGCCTATCCCGGTATTCGCGCAACGGAGGGAACGGCCGAGGCAACAGGGCTGGCGGACTCAGCATTCGACGTCGTCAGCGTTGCCCAGGCCTGGCACTGGTGCGAGCCGCTTAAGGCGAGCACGGAAATTGCACGAATCCTCCGCCCCCACGGCGTATTGGGCCTGATCTGGAACCAGCTGGATACTTCCATTCCATGGGTCCACCGGCTCTCCCGCATCATGCACGCCGGAGATGTCCATAAGCCGGGATTCCGGCCAGTTATCGGTCCGGAATTCCAAAGGTTGGAGCGCCACCTCACTGAGTGGGAGGATCCGCTGACGCCTGAGGACATCATGGAGCTGACCAAGTCGCGCAGTTACTACCTTCGCGCCAACGAAGCCACCCGCGCCAAAGTCATGGGCAACCTGCAGTGGTACCTTTACGAACACCTCGGCCATGCGCCCGGCGATACCGTCCAGCTGCCCTACCTGACGCAGACCTGGCGGGCATATAAAGTCCACAATGCCTTGCCACGGTAG
- a CDS encoding aminotransferase class V-fold PLP-dependent enzyme, with protein sequence MSTVTFNSNIVPSFIEDSPTAAAARPLAAVTGAELQAPLIQGGHVRYANLDYGASAPALTIVSAYLNEVLPYYASVHRGAGFASQISTSVYENSRNIVREFVGGRADDSVIFTRNTTDSLNLLAGCLPQEDGQFAGEVLYLDIEHHANLLPWQGVPHRSVVAESTLAGTVAKIEAELAQGGVSLLAVTGASNVTGEILPIAQLASLAHQYGARIVVDAAQLAPHRRVNIAEADVDYIVFSGHKLYAPFGAGVVVGRPDWLDAGVPHLAGGGAVREARLDSVSWATGPARHEGGSPNVLGAATLARATQVLATLDEDAWHAHEAGIRSYLVEGLEAIDGVTVHRIFSDSEDTIGVVNFSVEGFDAGLVAAYLAAEHGVGLRDGRFCAHPLLKRLGLPSGSLRASFGVGSRLEDATRLLAGIQELKCNGLGWDYVVDEGRWVPANDHRTYPEWAPNTPGTAGAAPCTVD encoded by the coding sequence ATGAGCACTGTCACGTTCAACTCAAACATCGTTCCTTCCTTCATCGAAGACTCCCCCACAGCTGCCGCGGCCCGTCCGCTCGCTGCCGTCACGGGCGCGGAACTGCAGGCCCCGCTGATTCAGGGTGGCCACGTCCGCTATGCGAACCTCGACTATGGTGCATCGGCCCCAGCGTTGACGATCGTTTCCGCCTACCTCAACGAGGTCCTGCCTTACTACGCCAGCGTCCACCGCGGGGCGGGATTCGCCTCACAGATCAGCACCTCGGTGTATGAAAATTCGCGGAACATTGTCCGTGAGTTTGTTGGTGGACGTGCCGACGACTCCGTCATTTTCACCCGGAACACCACCGACTCGCTGAACCTGTTGGCCGGCTGCCTTCCCCAGGAGGACGGCCAGTTCGCTGGCGAGGTCCTGTACTTGGACATTGAGCATCACGCGAACCTGCTGCCTTGGCAGGGAGTCCCGCACCGCAGCGTCGTTGCGGAGTCCACCCTGGCCGGCACAGTAGCCAAAATCGAAGCTGAACTGGCCCAGGGCGGCGTCAGCCTGCTCGCAGTAACGGGCGCCTCGAACGTCACCGGTGAGATCCTGCCCATCGCCCAGCTGGCGTCCTTGGCGCACCAGTACGGGGCGAGGATCGTCGTGGATGCCGCCCAACTTGCTCCGCACCGCCGCGTCAACATCGCAGAAGCGGATGTCGACTACATCGTGTTCTCCGGCCACAAGCTCTACGCGCCGTTCGGTGCAGGAGTCGTTGTTGGTCGCCCGGACTGGCTCGACGCCGGCGTCCCGCACCTGGCAGGTGGCGGCGCTGTCCGTGAGGCCCGTCTGGATTCGGTCAGCTGGGCCACGGGTCCGGCCAGGCACGAAGGCGGCTCCCCCAATGTCCTCGGAGCGGCGACCCTCGCCCGAGCGACCCAGGTCCTCGCGACCCTGGACGAGGACGCCTGGCACGCTCACGAAGCCGGCATCCGCAGCTACCTGGTCGAGGGCCTTGAGGCCATCGACGGCGTAACGGTCCACCGGATCTTCAGCGATTCGGAGGACACCATCGGTGTGGTCAACTTCTCCGTTGAAGGATTCGACGCCGGGCTGGTCGCCGCCTATCTGGCCGCCGAGCACGGTGTGGGCCTCCGGGATGGCCGTTTCTGTGCCCACCCATTGCTCAAGCGACTGGGGCTGCCATCGGGTTCCCTGCGGGCAAGCTTCGGCGTCGGCTCCCGGTTGGAGGACGCCACCAGGCTGCTTGCGGGCATCCAGGAACTCAAGTGCAACGGTTTGGGCTGGGACTACGTGGTGGACGAAGGCCGCTGGGTACCTGCCAACGACCACCGCACCTACCCCGAGTGGGCGCCCAACACCCCGGGAACCGCGGGCGCAGCTCCCTGCACTGTCGACTAA
- a CDS encoding PadR family transcriptional regulator gives MPPVFAHGALRLYLLALLESGPKHGYELIKALGDRFGGTYSPSAGTIYPRLGKLEEEGLVATETEGRRTKYSITAAGRAELDSRREELADVEDTISASVRRLADNLRADIRSNMRGLRADLAATAEAARAGASSATFGSRTAGYTPEGQRILKEAELMVQAFRDDIRVELRQHGASRPLTPVALETVRAVLEQARISIRNSLNS, from the coding sequence ATGCCCCCCGTGTTCGCTCATGGCGCCCTGCGGCTGTATCTGCTGGCGCTGCTGGAGTCCGGGCCAAAACATGGCTACGAGCTGATCAAGGCCCTTGGTGACCGCTTCGGCGGGACCTACTCCCCCAGCGCCGGAACCATTTATCCACGCTTGGGAAAGCTGGAAGAGGAAGGGCTCGTCGCCACGGAGACAGAAGGCCGCCGCACCAAGTACTCCATCACAGCGGCGGGACGCGCTGAACTGGACAGCCGCAGGGAAGAACTGGCGGATGTGGAAGACACCATCTCGGCTTCGGTCAGGCGGCTGGCGGACAATTTGCGGGCCGACATCCGCAGCAACATGCGCGGCCTGCGCGCGGATCTGGCCGCTACCGCCGAGGCGGCCCGTGCCGGCGCTTCCTCCGCAACATTCGGCAGCCGCACGGCCGGCTACACACCTGAAGGCCAGCGGATCCTCAAGGAAGCAGAACTGATGGTGCAGGCCTTCCGGGACGACATACGGGTGGAGTTGCGCCAGCACGGAGCCTCCCGGCCCCTGACACCGGTGGCATTGGAGACCGTGCGTGCGGTGCTGGAGCAGGCGCGGATCTCCATCCGGAATTCGCTGAACAGCTGA
- a CDS encoding DoxX family membrane protein, whose translation MSFIRFLARPMLASSFVVAGLDKLKNADDTAKQLSPVLRRASESLPFRTDEKTLARVLGGAQLGAGVLLGLGKLSRFAATVLALTSALNSYVEWRSADISTKEARSARKAQLLKNISLTGGVLLASVDTEGRPSIAWRAEHLAADARKVTGKQIKKADKAVRKAVDNAVGA comes from the coding sequence ATGTCTTTTATCCGTTTTCTCGCACGGCCCATGCTTGCGTCCAGCTTCGTCGTGGCAGGCCTGGACAAGCTCAAGAACGCTGACGACACCGCGAAGCAGCTCTCCCCTGTCCTGCGACGCGCCTCGGAATCACTTCCCTTCAGAACCGATGAGAAGACCCTCGCCCGTGTTCTTGGAGGTGCGCAGCTTGGTGCAGGGGTGCTGCTCGGACTCGGCAAGCTTTCCCGTTTCGCCGCCACGGTTCTGGCGTTGACATCGGCCCTGAACTCCTACGTCGAATGGCGTTCGGCGGACATCAGCACCAAAGAGGCCCGCAGCGCCCGGAAGGCCCAGCTCCTGAAGAACATTTCACTGACCGGCGGCGTGCTGCTGGCATCGGTGGACACTGAAGGGCGGCCAAGCATCGCCTGGCGGGCAGAGCACCTGGCAGCCGATGCCCGCAAGGTGACCGGCAAGCAGATCAAGAAGGCAGATAAAGCGGTGCGCAAGGCCGTAGACAACGCAGTTGGAGCATAA
- the rsrA gene encoding mycothiol system anti-sigma-R factor — protein sequence MSDCQGLGDCDDTRMQRIYEYLDGALTREDLTEIKQHLDTCEECAEQYDLECLIRTMVKRSCTESAPENLKNSILDRIHSIKPVDA from the coding sequence ATGAGCGACTGCCAGGGATTGGGCGATTGCGACGATACGCGAATGCAGCGGATCTATGAGTACCTCGACGGTGCGTTGACCCGCGAGGACCTCACGGAGATCAAGCAGCACCTGGACACGTGTGAAGAGTGTGCCGAACAGTATGACCTTGAGTGCCTTATCCGCACCATGGTCAAGCGCTCGTGCACGGAATCCGCGCCCGAGAACCTCAAGAACTCCATCCTGGACAGGATCCATTCCATCAAGCCTGTTGATGCCTGA
- the hisN gene encoding histidinol-phosphatase produces MTQPASTYNDDLRLAHVLADSVDAQTMDRFKALDLQIETKPDLTPVTDADKAAEEAIRGQLSRSRPRDAVLGEEFGSSGHGSRRWIIDPIDGTKNFVRGVPVWATLIALVDEGEPVVGVVSAPALGKRWWAAKDMGAYMGRSLASATRLKVSNVSRLADASMSYSSLSGWKERGNLDEFLGLTEDLWRTRAYGDFWSYCMVAEGAVDIACEPELNLYDMAALVPIVTEAGGRFTSLEGEDGPFGGNALATNSILHSEVLKRLNPGLDDLLQPPA; encoded by the coding sequence ATGACCCAACCCGCTTCCACCTACAACGACGACCTGCGCCTTGCCCACGTCCTCGCCGATTCCGTCGACGCCCAGACCATGGATCGCTTCAAGGCCCTGGACCTGCAGATCGAAACCAAGCCCGACCTCACACCTGTCACCGATGCGGACAAGGCCGCTGAGGAAGCCATCCGCGGTCAGTTGTCGCGCTCGCGTCCCCGTGATGCGGTCCTTGGCGAAGAATTCGGCAGCAGCGGTCACGGCTCGCGACGTTGGATCATCGACCCCATAGACGGCACGAAGAACTTTGTCCGGGGTGTTCCCGTGTGGGCAACGCTGATTGCGCTGGTGGACGAAGGCGAACCCGTTGTAGGCGTGGTCAGCGCTCCCGCCTTGGGCAAGCGGTGGTGGGCAGCCAAGGACATGGGCGCCTACATGGGCCGGTCCCTGGCATCGGCAACGCGCCTGAAGGTGTCCAACGTTTCCCGCCTGGCCGACGCCTCCATGTCCTACTCCAGCCTCTCCGGCTGGAAGGAACGTGGAAACCTGGACGAGTTCCTGGGCCTCACCGAGGACCTCTGGCGCACCCGCGCCTACGGTGACTTTTGGTCCTATTGCATGGTGGCCGAAGGAGCTGTGGACATCGCCTGCGAGCCCGAACTGAATCTCTATGACATGGCCGCTCTTGTTCCCATCGTCACCGAGGCCGGGGGGCGCTTTACCTCCCTGGAAGGCGAAGACGGCCCGTTCGGCGGCAACGCCCTGGCCACGAATTCGATCCTCCACTCGGAGGTCCTGAAGCGCCTGAACCCCGGATTGGACGATCTCCTCCAGCCCCCGGCCTGA
- a CDS encoding 50S ribosomal protein bL37, whose amino-acid sequence MSKRARKRRDRKRGGANHGKRPNT is encoded by the coding sequence ATGAGCAAGCGTGCACGTAAGCGTCGTGACCGTAAGCGCGGCGGCGCGAACCACGGCAAGCGTCCCAACACCTAA
- the aroA gene encoding 3-phosphoshikimate 1-carboxyvinyltransferase, protein MTGTTSANTATGKAADLPLWPAPYAKGPVDATVTVPGSKSLTNRFLVLAALADGPSRLRAPLHSRDSALMIRALRQLGATVTEVPGDGDYGPDLEITPLDPTASSDETAIDCGLAGTVMRFVPPLAALRSGATIFDGDPHARNRPMGTIIEALIALGVPVAAEGGRTPSALPFKVEGTGEVRGGHLVIDASASSQFVSALLLVGARFTEGLHLEHVGKPVPSLDHITMTVEVLRSVGVTVDDSVPNHWRVAPGTINAFDRRIEQDLSNAGPFLAAALATRGTVRIPNWPAGTTQVGDMWRTILAAMGATVSLHEGTLTVTGGASIQGADFDETSELAPTVAALCALAESPSRLTGIAHLRGHETDRLAALVTEINRLGGDAEETADGLVIRPAALHGGVVHSYADHRMATAGAILGLAVEGVEVEDIATTSKTMPEFPDMWTRMLESATADGDNN, encoded by the coding sequence ATGACAGGAACCACCTCCGCCAATACCGCAACAGGCAAAGCCGCCGACCTTCCGCTGTGGCCGGCTCCTTATGCCAAAGGGCCAGTCGATGCCACAGTGACTGTCCCCGGTTCAAAATCGCTGACCAACCGGTTCCTCGTGTTGGCAGCTTTGGCGGATGGTCCCTCGCGTCTCCGGGCTCCCCTGCATTCGCGCGATTCTGCGCTGATGATCCGGGCCCTTCGGCAATTGGGGGCTACGGTCACAGAGGTTCCCGGTGACGGCGACTACGGACCCGACCTGGAAATCACTCCCCTGGATCCCACAGCCTCCAGCGATGAAACCGCCATCGACTGCGGTTTGGCCGGGACCGTGATGAGGTTCGTGCCCCCGCTGGCTGCGTTGCGCAGCGGAGCAACCATTTTCGACGGCGACCCCCATGCACGCAACCGTCCAATGGGGACCATCATCGAGGCACTGATCGCTTTGGGAGTACCGGTTGCAGCGGAAGGCGGCAGGACGCCGTCGGCCCTTCCCTTCAAGGTCGAAGGCACCGGCGAGGTGCGGGGCGGGCACCTCGTCATCGATGCCAGCGCTTCCTCACAGTTCGTTTCCGCCTTGCTGTTGGTGGGCGCGCGCTTTACTGAGGGCCTCCACTTGGAGCACGTCGGCAAACCCGTTCCCAGCCTCGACCACATCACGATGACCGTTGAGGTCCTCCGGAGCGTCGGGGTCACTGTTGATGATTCAGTGCCGAACCACTGGCGCGTAGCTCCCGGCACCATCAACGCTTTCGACCGGCGGATCGAGCAGGACCTGTCCAATGCAGGGCCGTTCCTGGCGGCAGCCCTGGCCACCCGCGGCACAGTCCGGATCCCGAACTGGCCCGCCGGCACCACCCAGGTGGGCGATATGTGGCGCACCATCCTGGCAGCCATGGGGGCCACGGTGAGCCTGCATGAGGGAACCTTGACCGTGACCGGCGGAGCATCCATCCAGGGCGCCGACTTCGACGAAACCAGCGAACTTGCACCCACGGTCGCCGCCTTGTGCGCCTTGGCCGAAAGCCCCTCGCGGTTGACCGGCATTGCCCACCTGCGCGGCCACGAAACCGACCGCCTCGCCGCGCTGGTCACCGAGATCAACCGGCTTGGCGGAGACGCCGAGGAGACTGCCGATGGCTTGGTAATCCGCCCTGCGGCCCTTCATGGCGGGGTGGTGCACAGCTACGCCGACCACCGGATGGCAACCGCCGGCGCCATCCTGGGACTCGCCGTCGAAGGCGTTGAGGTGGAGGACATCGCCACCACGTCCAAAACCATGCCCGAGTTCCCCGATATGTGGACGCGGATGCTCGAATCCGCCACCGCGGATGGGGACAACAACTGA
- a CDS encoding DUF4097 family beta strand repeat-containing protein, which produces MSEELWTVTGPQTIEVDNVRSLKLGIVKGRFAIVTHEEPFVRIEISEITGDPLTVTLVDGRLEVRHQLQGPQGWFRNLMGTVNNTSTNSVVVGIALPPGVDVEAGTVSGDGMVSGISGRTRLNTVSGSVMADGTNGELHVNTVSGEVIARNHDGVLTAKSVSGEVTASGTFTSVRASTVSGDLSFDLQDYTNDLGANSVSGDLTIRLPHDVGLDIVAKSASGSVVIDDQLYAQPGSNVHTIVGPDERLMLVRTNTVSGKTYIIHGSAPAAGNRPHPPGEAGL; this is translated from the coding sequence ATGTCAGAGGAACTATGGACCGTGACGGGCCCGCAAACCATCGAAGTGGACAACGTTCGCTCCCTGAAGCTGGGCATCGTCAAAGGCCGCTTCGCCATCGTTACGCACGAGGAACCTTTCGTGCGCATCGAAATCAGCGAAATCACGGGCGACCCCCTCACAGTGACGCTTGTGGACGGACGCCTGGAAGTGCGCCACCAGCTGCAGGGCCCCCAAGGGTGGTTCCGCAACCTGATGGGAACGGTCAACAACACAAGCACCAACTCGGTGGTGGTCGGGATCGCGCTGCCACCCGGCGTCGACGTAGAAGCTGGAACGGTGAGCGGCGACGGCATGGTCTCCGGCATCAGTGGCCGCACCCGCCTTAACACCGTTTCCGGCTCGGTCATGGCGGACGGCACCAACGGAGAACTTCACGTGAACACGGTCAGTGGCGAGGTTATCGCCAGGAACCACGACGGCGTCCTGACCGCCAAAAGCGTTTCGGGTGAAGTTACGGCGTCGGGAACCTTCACCAGCGTCCGCGCCAGTACCGTCAGCGGCGACCTCAGCTTCGATCTGCAGGACTACACGAACGACCTTGGAGCCAACTCGGTCTCCGGCGATCTGACCATCAGGCTCCCACACGATGTAGGGCTGGACATCGTGGCGAAGTCGGCCAGCGGGAGTGTGGTGATCGATGACCAGCTCTACGCCCAGCCGGGAAGCAATGTGCACACCATCGTGGGTCCGGATGAGAGGCTCATGCTGGTCCGCACCAATACAGTCTCCGGCAAGACGTACATCATCCACGGCTCCGCACCTGCGGCGGGCAACCGCCCGCACCCGCCAGGGGAAGCAGGTCTGTGA
- a CDS encoding serine hydrolase domain-containing protein, translated as MTRNAQLSVRASLAATVAAVLLATVSCSSPPPAPPAGSSSGTASASANAALQPFDAGTLSTEFERAAKEVMVPGAVVLLQTPDGNLSSTYGTGVRGSDRPVSAEDHIRVGSVTKTWTTTVVLQLVQEGRLALTDPVSKYRPDVPNGDAITLEQMMTMRSGLFNYTETLELNTALDNQPQRQWNPEELLALAFAHPPYFAPGQGFHYSNTNTVLLGLVAEKVEGKPLGQLFKERIFEPLGLKGTLFPDISSNSIPEPHPKGYFYGDNVLTMTNPALPGDMQKEASTGALKPNDVTDVNPSWAWAAGSGISTAADLKTLGEAMVNGKLLNAELQKRRLETFFPTKPEDPNGASYGLGIAKFGKLYGHTGELPGFNTFMGSDPTNGVTLIVWTNLAPAADGRDPAVVIARGLIGKLYRAS; from the coding sequence ATGACGCGGAACGCGCAGCTTTCTGTAAGAGCATCGTTGGCAGCCACCGTCGCTGCCGTCCTCCTCGCCACAGTTTCCTGCAGTTCCCCACCCCCTGCGCCTCCGGCAGGGTCTTCCAGCGGCACCGCCTCTGCCTCGGCAAACGCTGCCCTGCAGCCGTTCGACGCCGGCACGTTAAGCACCGAGTTCGAACGCGCCGCCAAGGAAGTCATGGTGCCCGGCGCCGTCGTCCTCTTGCAGACGCCGGATGGGAACCTCTCCTCGACCTACGGGACAGGGGTGCGCGGCTCCGATCGTCCGGTGTCGGCGGAAGACCACATCCGCGTCGGCTCTGTCACCAAGACCTGGACCACCACAGTGGTCCTCCAATTGGTCCAGGAGGGCAGGCTGGCCCTGACCGACCCGGTGTCCAAGTATCGTCCTGATGTCCCCAATGGTGACGCCATCACCCTTGAACAGATGATGACCATGCGAAGCGGCCTCTTCAACTACACGGAAACCCTTGAGCTCAACACGGCCTTGGACAACCAGCCGCAAAGGCAGTGGAACCCCGAAGAACTCCTCGCGTTGGCCTTTGCCCATCCCCCGTATTTTGCCCCCGGACAAGGGTTCCACTACTCCAACACGAATACAGTGCTTCTGGGCCTGGTTGCCGAGAAGGTCGAAGGCAAGCCTTTGGGACAGTTGTTCAAGGAACGCATTTTCGAGCCCCTTGGCTTGAAGGGCACGCTCTTTCCGGACATTTCGTCCAACAGCATCCCCGAACCGCATCCGAAGGGCTACTTTTACGGCGATAACGTACTGACGATGACCAATCCCGCCCTTCCCGGGGACATGCAGAAGGAAGCGTCCACGGGCGCGCTGAAGCCCAACGACGTCACTGACGTGAACCCATCCTGGGCATGGGCCGCCGGCTCGGGAATTTCCACCGCCGCTGATTTGAAAACCTTGGGCGAAGCGATGGTCAACGGGAAGCTCCTCAATGCGGAGCTGCAGAAAAGGCGCCTCGAGACCTTCTTCCCTACCAAACCTGAGGACCCCAACGGCGCCTCCTACGGCTTGGGAATAGCGAAGTTCGGGAAGCTGTACGGCCACACGGGCGAGCTGCCGGGATTCAACACCTTCATGGGCAGCGACCCCACCAACGGCGTCACGCTGATTGTTTGGACCAATCTGGCACCGGCTGCCGACGGGCGCGATCCCGCTGTTGTGATCGCCCGCGGCCTGATCGGCAAGCTGTACCGCGCTTCCTGA